The Coleofasciculus sp. FACHB-1120 region CAGGGACTTCAGCTGATCGGTCAAGCAAAAACACAAGAAGCGATCGCCTCTTTTCGACAAGCAGCCCAACTCGACCCCAAACTTGCACCCGCGCATTACAATCTGGGGCTAGCATTGCGCCAGGTGGGGCAATTGCAGCCAGCAGCGGATGCCTTTTACCAAGCAGTCCAAGCCGATCCTAACTTTGCTCTCGCCTATGCCAATTTGGGTGCAGCGCTACTAGAGGGTAATAATCTTGAGCAGGCAGGTGATTATTTGTCACGGGCGCTGGAACTCGACCCAAAGTTGGGGGTTGCTCATTACAATCTAGGTTTGGTAAGGGAACAGCAGGGAGATGAGGAGCGAGCGATCGCGTCTTTTAAACAAGCGATGCAGCTGAGTCCCAAAGCCCCAGAACCTGCTTATCATTTGGGACTCGCTTATCTACAACAAAACAACCTGGATGAAGCGAAAAAGGCATTTCAACAAGCCATTCAAATCAGCCCTAAATATCCAGAAGCCCACTATAACCTCGGTTCCATCTTGATGAATCAGGGAAAACTAGACGAAGCTCTCGCTGCCTTTCGCAAGGCAGCAGAGGCTAATTCTAACTACCCCAATGCCTACTACGCTGCCGGGTTAGTCTTCCTACGCCAAGGTCGTTACAGTGACGCCCAGCAAGTTTTGCAATATGCCAAACAACTCTACACTGCCCAAGGGAATACCCAGTGGGCTTCTAATGCAGAGGCATTATTAAAGCGATCGCAAAACCCCTAAACCCTTAAAAATTAGTTTTTAATCTTTAATGGTTTCCCCGATGCACTCTAACGCGCTTATTCGGGTCTTGCTTCTTCACCCAAGACAAAAACTTCGCCATTTGCGGCTCGTCCTTCAGCCTTTCCAAACAGTTAAGTTCTTGGGCTAATCGCGTATTGTCAAATAAATTATGTATTTGCCGATGGCAGGCAGAACATATTTTTGCAGTCGGACCAGGATCTTCATGTTTACGCTTGGTTTTCTGCCTCGGAATCAAGTGATGAACAGTCAACCGCTCCACTTCTCTTTCACATAACTCGCAAATCATGTTTTGCACAAAAAACTATTATGATTCTAAAAAATATTTTTTACCTGCTGCATTTTCTGTTTAATTAATCTATAGTTGCAGCCCTCTGGACTAATAAAGAGCGAAAAAATAGTCATACAGCACTACCAGCAGTAAAGGAAGCAGAATCATGGGATTATCTGATGGAACTAACCGCTCGCTCAGAGCGCAAATGAACGACCTTATCAACCAAGCTGGAGGTTATGAAGAAATCCTAGAATGGGCTATCCTGAAAATGCAGGAAGAATTAGAGCATTCCCGTCAAGCTTTGAGCAGTGCAACTGTTCGCCAAAACCGCACCCAGCAACAGTACGACGAAGCCCTAGCAGAAGCGGAAAAATGGGAGCGACGGGTTCAACTTGCATTGGCAAAAGGGCGTTCAGATTTAGCGATTGAAGCACTACCTCGTCAGAATACTAACCAAGAAATGGTTAGGAGATTGAAATTTCAGCTAGACCAGCTAACGGTTCAAGTAAAAAATCTTAAAAAGAATTTAACTGCTCTAGAGAGTAAAATTGCTAAAGTTAGAACCAACAGAGATCACATCAAATCAAGCATAGCTGATGTCAACGTCAATGAACCGTTGCCAACTACCGACGTTGAGATTATCTTGCTCAAGGAAAACCCTGAAAAAATTCTAGAGGAAGCTATCTCGGAGACCCAGCAGGCTATTGCTAATGCAATTACCGATTGGGAAAGGCTTCAGCAACAACACAAGCAAGCTGAGGAAGAAACTAATCACT contains the following coding sequences:
- a CDS encoding PspA/IM30 family protein, with protein sequence MGLSDGTNRSLRAQMNDLINQAGGYEEILEWAILKMQEELEHSRQALSSATVRQNRTQQQYDEALAEAEKWERRVQLALAKGRSDLAIEALPRQNTNQEMVRRLKFQLDQLTVQVKNLKKNLTALESKIAKVRTNRDHIKSSIADVNVNEPLPTTDVEIILLKENPEKILEEAISETQQAIANAITDWERLQQQHKQAEEETNHWHQQAQIALQKDDDNLAFQALISKTVQGKITTALKTQLVRQVAILELLKQNLIALENVKDKLEAQVSAEIDHEWDDDLLVIDADICIPSPD
- a CDS encoding tetratricopeptide repeat protein, with amino-acid sequence MTPAVAGTAATPVQIAQAQSAVDLMNQGLQLIGQAKTQEAIASFRQAAQLDPKLAPAHYNLGLALRQVGQLQPAADAFYQAVQADPNFALAYANLGAALLEGNNLEQAGDYLSRALELDPKLGVAHYNLGLVREQQGDEERAIASFKQAMQLSPKAPEPAYHLGLAYLQQNNLDEAKKAFQQAIQISPKYPEAHYNLGSILMNQGKLDEALAAFRKAAEANSNYPNAYYAAGLVFLRQGRYSDAQQVLQYAKQLYTAQGNTQWASNAEALLKRSQNP
- a CDS encoding HNH endonuclease; its protein translation is MICELCEREVERLTVHHLIPRQKTKRKHEDPGPTAKICSACHRQIHNLFDNTRLAQELNCLERLKDEPQMAKFLSWVKKQDPNKRVRVHRGNH